The Gemmatimonadota bacterium genome contains the following window.
GAGCCAGAAGTTCGTGAAGCTGCTGCCCCGGGTTTTCGCCGCGCCCAACCCCCTTCTGGGGACCATCCTCTCGCGGCCGCATCCAATCGCGGACCCGTGGCGCCGTGCGCCGGGCGTGGAGCTGGTCACGGTCACCACGGAGAATCGCGAGGCACTGCCGGAAGCGCTGGCAGCGAAGTTCAGAGAATAAGGGGGAAACGGGACAGGAAAGGAGCACGCGTTCTATCGGGGCGGCGGCCGGGCGGGTGGTGGTGACCGGGTTTGGACGCCACCGGCGCATAGCCCAAGGGGGCGCTGGTGCTGCCATGGTAGCCGAGCCCTCTGTGCGCGTGCGCGGGGTGCATTGCGAGAGCCGGGGGACCGGCCCGATTGGCCATGGCGCTGCCCTGCCACGGCGCCCAACTTTCCTCCCCGGGGTGGTTTCGCGGGGCGCCTACGAGCCCATAGATTGTCGCGCGAGGCGACCAGTGGGGAGGACGCCTCGAAGGCATCTCGAGCGGACCCACGCAGATTTCCGGAACAACGATGGCTTCACCAAGCCAGATGTCGGTGTTCGACAGCGCGCCCGCCGAGCACCCTTGCGCTCTGCTCGGCGAGCGGGAGCCTCTTTACCAGACCCGCTGGGGCGCCGCCATCGCTGGGGATTCGCTCGAGCTCATGGGCACGCTGCCAGCCGAGTCGGTAAACCTGGTCCTGACATCGCCGCCGTACGCGCTGGAGTTCCAGAAAGAGTACGGCAACGTGGAAAAGGGGGATTACGTGGGGTGGTTTCTCCCCTTTGCGCGCGAGATCAAGAGAATCCTGAAGCCGGACGGCAGTTTCGTCTTGAACATTGGCGGCAGCTACAACCTTGGGGCTCCAACCCGCTCGCTGTATCACTTCAAGCTGCTGGTTGCGCTCGTCGAGGAGATCGGGTTCTATCTGGCGCAGGAGTGCTTCTGGTACAATCCGGCGAAGCTACCCGCGCCGGCCGAGTGGGTGAACGTTCAGCGGGTGCGCATCAAGGATTCCGTGGAGTACGTCTGGTGGCTTGCCCGAAGTACGTCTCCCAAGGCGGACAACCGCGATGTGCTGGTCCCTTACAGCAAGGACATGAAGCGCCTCATCCAGCGAGGGCTGCGCGAGACGGTTCGCCCCAGCGGCCACGTCATCACGGAGAAGTTTACCACGAATCGCGGCGGCTCGATCCCCCCCAACCTCATCTA
Protein-coding sequences here:
- a CDS encoding site-specific DNA-methyltransferase, with amino-acid sequence MSVFDSAPAEHPCALLGEREPLYQTRWGAAIAGDSLELMGTLPAESVNLVLTSPPYALEFQKEYGNVEKGDYVGWFLPFAREIKRILKPDGSFVLNIGGSYNLGAPTRSLYHFKLLVALVEEIGFYLAQECFWYNPAKLPAPAEWVNVQRVRIKDSVEYVWWLARSTSPKADNRDVLVPYSKDMKRLIQRGLRETVRPSGHVITEKFTTNRGGSIPPNLIYWGNNDSNSDFMKACEAAGVKPHPARFPAVLPEFFIRLLTDSGDLVLDPFAGSNTTGRVAEDLGRRWLGFELDEDYLRISGLRFGLELLRPKRG